From a single Ooceraea biroi isolate clonal line C1 chromosome 12, Obir_v5.4, whole genome shotgun sequence genomic region:
- the LOC105282738 gene encoding uncharacterized protein LOC105282738 isoform X1, translating into MPAIAVPQQTSMTLSSTETAKQCRSLPSSSLSASLSWSCQIYASRPDLFISAIIDPRPARAVHCPDLNACLINESRSQQDQVDCRTIHFGYAIPINIVPVHDSSELVELVLDQSIELSNQAVNFLLDHHPQLGRRRRRSCYGMAATAKHDLRRKFPTDTTSPSATSPSGEEDIAAIAKQISDHAEAIYQTWKSRGLAPTEILTCHSNATAVDKFGSALTPCGSSIAVGNSVSGKAASPSSSLGCSPTAVDILSQTPNLDNGNLEKLVNNFVVEDKARMAASKQKSSSKSLPSSIQFALQKFERNFVQQQQQMNVPARNNVIADNTKKSTAGIITSPVTSPFSNKPSQIAKPQISAKVPGSHHCEVLLETIETTFPDDLSPIKTQPKRPASTLIGSAASSLNIPDSSRSVSSGLTTWPLKNKLNDAKRIADVSCTSAKTQPRQEDTVNTLLAKDKERSGVMTGTNSQSTYLEEVAREEERLINALKTGAVLTEEPERITACVRDRQKPAIKREKPKVEVVKQIIIGTHNHGINSAANIANIGNVATSALVDQLPLNKTKLLNKDDLSAMSTVNYAKVKYQAAQQSSPMQQRLEEQRAASDHSYNSIAERLVSSTKTRYEMEIRKNKDTKDSDVKDPVTSRWGPRIVSPRPRPEQAVPHPELTSQQRQHIRAAVAATATGNNPVRPFLTRGSVAERVLIFEKCPSELLLDKRGPRQPAISTWRSGHEVQNKAQAYTREKTQQKDLPPHTTLQRQVKANRNVYIPRFYFPGGKPVPLSQLENTISKITSVFQSFPNCRASREKFHVITKACDLPLYWKVPLFMAAGGEQKEYVEMNAFLEFWKELTAVHHDAASKFIRIVTLGLQNAILPEDLIPLVQDVVETHPGLTFLKEATEFHSRYVHTVIARIFYCVNRSWSGQISVAELRRSNLLAVIAILEHEEDINQVTAYFSYEHFYVIYCKFWELDRDHDLFIDKMDLMRHNDHALSSRMIERIFSGAVTKGNRAKSGNSTQQSEDKMSYTEFVWFLLSEEDKNHPTAIEYWFRCMDLDGDGYLSMYELEYFYEEQLHRMEAIGLETLPFEDCLCQMLDMIHPVIPGKISLSDLKKCKMTAIFFDTFFNLEKYLDHEQRDPFASMRDHDADGHELSDWDRFAAEEYELLVAEESGNEQHEEISHGIVSLGLSPDTKILMDDPVNTAKDKDSFSLTNSSDTHDIEHVTQQLRQEDNSDSDDYANSDN; encoded by the exons ATGCCAGCGATAGCAGTACCTCAACAAACTTCAATGACACTTTCTTCGACCGAAACAGCGAAACAGTGTCGTTCGTTGccgtcatcatcattatccGCGTCGTTGTCTTGGAGTTGCCAGATATATGCGTCTCGACCTGATCTTTTCATATCAGCAATTATCGATCCACGTCCAGCCAGAGCGGTACATTGTCCAGATTTGAACGCTTGTCTGATAAACGAATCACGCTCACAGCAGGACCAAGTGGATTGTCGTACGATCCACTTTGGCTACGCGATACCTATTAATATCGTGCCGGTGCATGACAGTTCCGAGCTAGTTGAATTGGTATTGGATCAATCAATTGAGCTGAGCAACCAGGCAGTGAATTTTCTGCTCGACCATCATCCGCAGCTAGGTCGTCGGCGACGGCGTTCCTGCTACGGTATGGCCGCCACGGCCAAGCATGACTTGCGCCGAAAATTTCCTACGGATACCACGTCCCCTTCTGCCACTAGCCCCTCCGGTGAGGAGGACATCGCCGCAATCGCCAAGCAGATCAGCGATCACGCGGAGGCGATTTATCAAACGTGGAAAAGCCGTGGCCTAGCGCCTACGGAGATCCTCACCTGTCACAGCAACGCGACTGCCGTCGACAAATTTGGCAGTGCATTAACACCTTGTGGCTCTTCCATCGCTGTCGGAAACAGCGTCAGTGGCAAAGCAGCATCGCCGTCCTCATCGCTTGGATGTTCACCAACCGCGGTAGACATACTGAGTCAAACACCGAATCTGGACAACGGCAATCTAGAGAAACTAGTCAATAACTTTGTAGTTGAGGATAAAGCTAGAATGGCCGCTTCTAAGCAGAAATCCTCGTCGAAATCGTTACCATCGTCCATACAATTTGCCTTGCAAAAATTCGAGCGGAACTTTgtgcaacagcaacaacagatGAATGTTCCCGCGAGAAATAACGTAATTGCAGATAACACGAAAAAGTCGACGGCGGGCATTATAACGTCGCCTGTGACTTCGCCTTTCTCAAACAAACCATCGCAGATCGCGAAACCACAAATTTCTGCTAAAGTACCTGGCTCCCATCACTGTGAAGTCCTTCTGGAGACAATTGAAACCACCTTTCCGGATGATTTGTCGCCCATTAAAACGCAACCAAAGAGGCCTGCCAGCACGTTGATCGGATCCGCTGCCTCGTCACTGAATATTCCCGATTCCTCGCGTTCGGTGAGTTCGGGTCTAACGACATGGCCACTGAAGAACAAGCTGAACGATGCCAAGAGAATTGCAGATGTGTCTTGCACATCAGCCAAGACGCAACCAAGACAGGAGGACACTGTGAACACGTTACTGGCGAAGGATAAGGAGCGATCAGGAGTCATGACAGGAACGAATTCGCAAAGCACGTACCTCGAGGAAGTCGCGCGCGAGGAGGAAAGATTGATAAATGCGTTGAAGACGGGCGCCGTCCTCACCGAAGAACCGGAAAGGATAACGGCATGCGTGCGCGATCGACAGAAACCGGCCATTAAGCGGGAGAAACCGAAGGTTGAAGTAGTCAAGCAGATCATCATTGGTACTCATAATCATGGCATCAACTCAGCGGCGAATATAGCCAATATTGGCAATGTCGCGACTTCCGCTCTCGTTGATCAGCTTCCGTTGAACAAGACGAAATTACTCAACAAGGACGACCTGTCCGCTATGTCAACGGTGAACTACGCCAAGGTCAAATATCAGGCAGCCCAGCAGAGCTCGCCGATGCAACAGCGACTTGAGGAACAACGAGCCGCTTCCGATCATTCGTATAATTCCATCGCGGAACGACTAGTTTCCAGCACGAAGACACGATACGAAATggaaatacgaaaaaataaGGATACCAAGGACTCGGACGTTAAGGACCCGGTGACGTCGAGATGGGGACCAAGAATCGTATCACCGCGACCGCGCCCGGAACAAGCCGTACCGCACCCGGAACTAACTAGTCAGCAGCGGCAGCATATAAGGGCGGCTGTGGCGGCGACGGCAACGGGCAATAATCCTGTTAGACCGTTCCTTACAAGGGGCTCCGTGGCGGAGCGCGTGCTCATCTTTGAAAAATGCCCGAGTGAACTGCTGTTGGACAAGCGCGGACCACGACAACCGGCCATCAGCACGTGGAGGAGCGGCCACGAGGTGCAGAACAAAGCTCAG GCTTATACGAGAGAAAAGACTCAGCAGAAGGATTTGCCACCGCACACGACGCTACAGAGGCAAGTGAAGGCTAACAGAAATGTTTATATACCAAG ATTTTATTTCCCCGGAGGAAAACCAGTTCCTTTATCGCAATTGGAGAACACTATCTCAAAGATCACTTCGGTTTTCCAGAGTTTCCCAAATTGCCGCGCTTCTCGCGAGAAATTTCATGTCATCACGAAG GCTTGTGACTTGCCCTTGTACTGGAAAGTACCACTTTTTATGGCAGCAGGCGGTGAGCAGAAAGAATATGTTGAGATGAATGCGTTCTTGGAGTTTTGGAAAGa GCTAACAGCTGTTCATCACGACGCAGCTAGTAAATTCATCAGAATTGTAACTCTTGGACTTCAAAACGCTATACTTCCAGAGGACCTAATTCCACTTGTTCAAGATGTCGTGGAGACACATCCAGGATTGACATTTTTAAAGGAAGCCACGGAATTTCATTCCCGTTATGTGCACACG GTGATTGCCAGAATATTTTACTGCGTGAATCGGAGTTGGAGCGGCCAGATCTCTGTCGCTGAATTAAGAAGGAGTAATCTGTTGGCGGTGATTGCCATACTTGAGCACGAAGAAGACATCAACCAGGTCACGGCTTACTTCAGCTACGAGCACTTCTACGTgatatattgtaaattttgGGAGTTGGACCGTGATCATGATCTCTTCATAGACAAGATGGATCTAATGAGACATAATGATCATG CGTTATCAAGCCGCATGATCGAGAGGATATTCAGCGGTGCCGTGACGAAGGGTAATAGAGCAAAAAGTGGTAACAGCACGCAGCAGTCGGAGGACAAAATGAGTTACACGGAGTTTGTTTGGTTCTTGCTCAGCGAGGAGGACAAAAATCACCCAACTGCCattgaatactggtttag ATGTATGGACCTGGACGGCGACGGTTACTTGTCAATGTACGAATTGGAGtatttttatgaagaacaaCTGCACCGAATGGAAGCGATTGGCTTGGAGACATTGCCTTTTGAGGATTGCCTTTGCCAG ATGTTGGACATGATCCATCCGGTGATACCAGGCAAGATATCGTTGAGCGACTTgaagaaatgcaaaatgacCGCCATCTTTTTTGATACTTTCTTTAATCTAGAAAAGTATTTGGATCACGAGCAAAGGGATCCTTTTGCCTCAATGAGAGATCACGACGCTGACGGTCACGAg CTCTCTGATTGGGATCGATTTGCAGCTGAAGAATATGAATTATTGGTCGCCGAAGAAAGTGGTAATGAGCAGCACGAGGAGAT ATCACACGGTATTGTGTCATTGGGATTATCGCCAGATACGAAGATTTTGATGGACGACCCGGTGAATACGGCAAAAGATAAAGACTCTTTTTCGTTAACAAATTCATCGGACACTCATGACATCGAGCACGTGACGCAGCAGCTGAGGCAGGAAGATAACAGTGACAGCGACGATTATGCCAATAGCGACAATTAA
- the LOC105282738 gene encoding uncharacterized protein LOC105282738 isoform X3 produces the protein MPAIAVPQQTSMTLSSTETAKQCRSLPSSSLSASLSWSCQIYASRPDLFISAIIDPRPARAVHCPDLNACLINESRSQQDQVDCRTIHFGYAIPINIVPVHDSSELVELVLDQSIELSNQAVNFLLDHHPQLGRRRRRSCYGMAATAKHDLRRKFPTDTTSPSATSPSGEEDIAAIAKQISDHAEAIYQTWKSRGLAPTEILTCHSNATAVDKFGSALTPCGSSIAVGNSVSGKAASPSSSLGCSPTAVDILSQTPNLDNGNLEKLVNNFVVEDKARMAASKQKSSSKSLPSSIQFALQKFERNFVQQQQQMNVPARNNVIADNTKKSTAGIITSPVTSPFSNKPSQIAKPQISAKVPGSHHCEVLLETIETTFPDDLSPIKTQPKRPASTLIGSAASSLNIPDSSRSVSSGLTTWPLKNKLNDAKRIADVSCTSAKTQPRQEDTVNTLLAKDKERSGVMTGTNSQSTYLEEVAREEERLINALKTGAVLTEEPERITACVRDRQKPAIKREKPKVEVVKQIIIGTHNHGINSAANIANIGNVATSALVDQLPLNKTKLLNKDDLSAMSTVNYAKVKYQAAQQSSPMQQRLEEQRAASDHSYNSIAERLVSSTKTRYEMEIRKNKDTKDSDVKDPVTSRWGPRIVSPRPRPEQAVPHPELTSQQRQHIRAAVAATATGNNPVRPFLTRGSVAERVLIFEKCPSELLLDKRGPRQPAISTWRSGHEVQNKAQAYTREKTQQKDLPPHTTLQRQVKANRNVYIPRFYFPGGKPVPLSQLENTISKITSVFQSFPNCRASREKFHVITKACDLPLYWKVPLFMAAGGEQKEYVEMNAFLEFWKELTAVHHDAASKFIRIVTLGLQNAILPEDLIPLVQDVVETHPGLTFLKEATEFHSRYVHTVIARIFYCVNRSWSGQISVAELRRSNLLAVIAILEHEEDINQVTAYFSYEHFYVIYCKFWELDRDHDLFIDKMDLMRHNDHALSSRMIERIFSGAVTKGNRAKSGNSTQQSEDKMSYTEFVWFLLSEEDKNHPTAIEYWFSTCYNFSSIDVWTWTATVTCQCTNWSIFMKNNCTEWKRLAWRHCLLRIAFARCWT, from the exons ATGCCAGCGATAGCAGTACCTCAACAAACTTCAATGACACTTTCTTCGACCGAAACAGCGAAACAGTGTCGTTCGTTGccgtcatcatcattatccGCGTCGTTGTCTTGGAGTTGCCAGATATATGCGTCTCGACCTGATCTTTTCATATCAGCAATTATCGATCCACGTCCAGCCAGAGCGGTACATTGTCCAGATTTGAACGCTTGTCTGATAAACGAATCACGCTCACAGCAGGACCAAGTGGATTGTCGTACGATCCACTTTGGCTACGCGATACCTATTAATATCGTGCCGGTGCATGACAGTTCCGAGCTAGTTGAATTGGTATTGGATCAATCAATTGAGCTGAGCAACCAGGCAGTGAATTTTCTGCTCGACCATCATCCGCAGCTAGGTCGTCGGCGACGGCGTTCCTGCTACGGTATGGCCGCCACGGCCAAGCATGACTTGCGCCGAAAATTTCCTACGGATACCACGTCCCCTTCTGCCACTAGCCCCTCCGGTGAGGAGGACATCGCCGCAATCGCCAAGCAGATCAGCGATCACGCGGAGGCGATTTATCAAACGTGGAAAAGCCGTGGCCTAGCGCCTACGGAGATCCTCACCTGTCACAGCAACGCGACTGCCGTCGACAAATTTGGCAGTGCATTAACACCTTGTGGCTCTTCCATCGCTGTCGGAAACAGCGTCAGTGGCAAAGCAGCATCGCCGTCCTCATCGCTTGGATGTTCACCAACCGCGGTAGACATACTGAGTCAAACACCGAATCTGGACAACGGCAATCTAGAGAAACTAGTCAATAACTTTGTAGTTGAGGATAAAGCTAGAATGGCCGCTTCTAAGCAGAAATCCTCGTCGAAATCGTTACCATCGTCCATACAATTTGCCTTGCAAAAATTCGAGCGGAACTTTgtgcaacagcaacaacagatGAATGTTCCCGCGAGAAATAACGTAATTGCAGATAACACGAAAAAGTCGACGGCGGGCATTATAACGTCGCCTGTGACTTCGCCTTTCTCAAACAAACCATCGCAGATCGCGAAACCACAAATTTCTGCTAAAGTACCTGGCTCCCATCACTGTGAAGTCCTTCTGGAGACAATTGAAACCACCTTTCCGGATGATTTGTCGCCCATTAAAACGCAACCAAAGAGGCCTGCCAGCACGTTGATCGGATCCGCTGCCTCGTCACTGAATATTCCCGATTCCTCGCGTTCGGTGAGTTCGGGTCTAACGACATGGCCACTGAAGAACAAGCTGAACGATGCCAAGAGAATTGCAGATGTGTCTTGCACATCAGCCAAGACGCAACCAAGACAGGAGGACACTGTGAACACGTTACTGGCGAAGGATAAGGAGCGATCAGGAGTCATGACAGGAACGAATTCGCAAAGCACGTACCTCGAGGAAGTCGCGCGCGAGGAGGAAAGATTGATAAATGCGTTGAAGACGGGCGCCGTCCTCACCGAAGAACCGGAAAGGATAACGGCATGCGTGCGCGATCGACAGAAACCGGCCATTAAGCGGGAGAAACCGAAGGTTGAAGTAGTCAAGCAGATCATCATTGGTACTCATAATCATGGCATCAACTCAGCGGCGAATATAGCCAATATTGGCAATGTCGCGACTTCCGCTCTCGTTGATCAGCTTCCGTTGAACAAGACGAAATTACTCAACAAGGACGACCTGTCCGCTATGTCAACGGTGAACTACGCCAAGGTCAAATATCAGGCAGCCCAGCAGAGCTCGCCGATGCAACAGCGACTTGAGGAACAACGAGCCGCTTCCGATCATTCGTATAATTCCATCGCGGAACGACTAGTTTCCAGCACGAAGACACGATACGAAATggaaatacgaaaaaataaGGATACCAAGGACTCGGACGTTAAGGACCCGGTGACGTCGAGATGGGGACCAAGAATCGTATCACCGCGACCGCGCCCGGAACAAGCCGTACCGCACCCGGAACTAACTAGTCAGCAGCGGCAGCATATAAGGGCGGCTGTGGCGGCGACGGCAACGGGCAATAATCCTGTTAGACCGTTCCTTACAAGGGGCTCCGTGGCGGAGCGCGTGCTCATCTTTGAAAAATGCCCGAGTGAACTGCTGTTGGACAAGCGCGGACCACGACAACCGGCCATCAGCACGTGGAGGAGCGGCCACGAGGTGCAGAACAAAGCTCAG GCTTATACGAGAGAAAAGACTCAGCAGAAGGATTTGCCACCGCACACGACGCTACAGAGGCAAGTGAAGGCTAACAGAAATGTTTATATACCAAG ATTTTATTTCCCCGGAGGAAAACCAGTTCCTTTATCGCAATTGGAGAACACTATCTCAAAGATCACTTCGGTTTTCCAGAGTTTCCCAAATTGCCGCGCTTCTCGCGAGAAATTTCATGTCATCACGAAG GCTTGTGACTTGCCCTTGTACTGGAAAGTACCACTTTTTATGGCAGCAGGCGGTGAGCAGAAAGAATATGTTGAGATGAATGCGTTCTTGGAGTTTTGGAAAGa GCTAACAGCTGTTCATCACGACGCAGCTAGTAAATTCATCAGAATTGTAACTCTTGGACTTCAAAACGCTATACTTCCAGAGGACCTAATTCCACTTGTTCAAGATGTCGTGGAGACACATCCAGGATTGACATTTTTAAAGGAAGCCACGGAATTTCATTCCCGTTATGTGCACACG GTGATTGCCAGAATATTTTACTGCGTGAATCGGAGTTGGAGCGGCCAGATCTCTGTCGCTGAATTAAGAAGGAGTAATCTGTTGGCGGTGATTGCCATACTTGAGCACGAAGAAGACATCAACCAGGTCACGGCTTACTTCAGCTACGAGCACTTCTACGTgatatattgtaaattttgGGAGTTGGACCGTGATCATGATCTCTTCATAGACAAGATGGATCTAATGAGACATAATGATCATG CGTTATCAAGCCGCATGATCGAGAGGATATTCAGCGGTGCCGTGACGAAGGGTAATAGAGCAAAAAGTGGTAACAGCACGCAGCAGTCGGAGGACAAAATGAGTTACACGGAGTTTGTTTGGTTCTTGCTCAGCGAGGAGGACAAAAATCACCCAACTGCCattgaatactggtttag TAcgtgttataatttttcatcgatAGATGTATGGACCTGGACGGCGACGGTTACTTGTCAATGTACGAATTGGAGtatttttatgaagaacaaCTGCACCGAATGGAAGCGATTGGCTTGGAGACATTGCCTTTTGAGGATTGCCTTTGCCAG ATGTTGGACATGA
- the LOC105282738 gene encoding uncharacterized protein LOC105282738 isoform X2, with protein sequence MPAIAVPQQTSMTLSSTETAKQCRSLPSSSLSASLSWSCQIYASRPDLFISAIIDPRPARAVHCPDLNACLINESRSQQDQVDCRTIHFGYAIPINIVPVHDSSELVELVLDQSIELSNQAVNFLLDHHPQLGRRRRRSCYGMAATAKHDLRRKFPTDTTSPSATSPSGEEDIAAIAKQISDHAEAIYQTWKSRGLAPTEILTCHSNATAVDKFGSALTPCGSSIAVGNSVSGKAASPSSSLGCSPTAVDILSQTPNLDNGNLEKLVNNFVVEDKARMAASKQKSSSKSLPSSIQFALQKFERNFVQQQQQMNVPARNNVIADNTKKSTAGIITSPVTSPFSNKPSQIAKPQISAKVPGSHHCEVLLETIETTFPDDLSPIKTQPKRPASTLIGSAASSLNIPDSSRSVSSGLTTWPLKNKLNDAKRIADVSCTSAKTQPRQEDTVNTLLAKDKERSGVMTGTNSQSTYLEEVAREEERLINALKTGAVLTEEPERITACVRDRQKPAIKREKPKVEVVKQIIIGTHNHGINSAANIANIGNVATSALVDQLPLNKTKLLNKDDLSAMSTVNYAKVKYQAAQQSSPMQQRLEEQRAASDHSYNSIAERLVSSTKTRYEMEIRKNKDTKDSDVKDPVTSRWGPRIVSPRPRPEQAVPHPELTSQQRQHIRAAVAATATGNNPVRPFLTRGSVAERVLIFEKCPSELLLDKRGPRQPAISTWRSGHEVQNKAQAYTREKTQQKDLPPHTTLQRQVKANRNVYIPRFYFPGGKPVPLSQLENTISKITSVFQSFPNCRASREKFHVITKACDLPLYWKVPLFMAAGGEQKEYVEMNAFLEFWKELTAVHHDAASKFIRIVTLGLQNAILPEDLIPLVQDVVETHPGLTFLKEATEFHSRYVHTVIARIFYCVNRSWSGQISVAELRRSNLLAVIAILEHEEDINQVTAYFSYEHFYVIYCKFWELDRDHDLFIDKMDLMRHNDHALSSRMIERIFSGAVTKGNRAKSGNSTQQSEDKMSYTEFVWFLLSEEDKNHPTAIEYWFRCMDLDGDGYLSMYELEYFYEEQLHRMEAIGLETLPFEDCLCQMLDMIHPVIPGKISLSDLKKCKMTAIFFDTFFNLEKYLDHEQRDPFASMRDHDADGHELSDWDRFAAEEYELLVAEESGNEQHEEMLCDDEI encoded by the exons ATGCCAGCGATAGCAGTACCTCAACAAACTTCAATGACACTTTCTTCGACCGAAACAGCGAAACAGTGTCGTTCGTTGccgtcatcatcattatccGCGTCGTTGTCTTGGAGTTGCCAGATATATGCGTCTCGACCTGATCTTTTCATATCAGCAATTATCGATCCACGTCCAGCCAGAGCGGTACATTGTCCAGATTTGAACGCTTGTCTGATAAACGAATCACGCTCACAGCAGGACCAAGTGGATTGTCGTACGATCCACTTTGGCTACGCGATACCTATTAATATCGTGCCGGTGCATGACAGTTCCGAGCTAGTTGAATTGGTATTGGATCAATCAATTGAGCTGAGCAACCAGGCAGTGAATTTTCTGCTCGACCATCATCCGCAGCTAGGTCGTCGGCGACGGCGTTCCTGCTACGGTATGGCCGCCACGGCCAAGCATGACTTGCGCCGAAAATTTCCTACGGATACCACGTCCCCTTCTGCCACTAGCCCCTCCGGTGAGGAGGACATCGCCGCAATCGCCAAGCAGATCAGCGATCACGCGGAGGCGATTTATCAAACGTGGAAAAGCCGTGGCCTAGCGCCTACGGAGATCCTCACCTGTCACAGCAACGCGACTGCCGTCGACAAATTTGGCAGTGCATTAACACCTTGTGGCTCTTCCATCGCTGTCGGAAACAGCGTCAGTGGCAAAGCAGCATCGCCGTCCTCATCGCTTGGATGTTCACCAACCGCGGTAGACATACTGAGTCAAACACCGAATCTGGACAACGGCAATCTAGAGAAACTAGTCAATAACTTTGTAGTTGAGGATAAAGCTAGAATGGCCGCTTCTAAGCAGAAATCCTCGTCGAAATCGTTACCATCGTCCATACAATTTGCCTTGCAAAAATTCGAGCGGAACTTTgtgcaacagcaacaacagatGAATGTTCCCGCGAGAAATAACGTAATTGCAGATAACACGAAAAAGTCGACGGCGGGCATTATAACGTCGCCTGTGACTTCGCCTTTCTCAAACAAACCATCGCAGATCGCGAAACCACAAATTTCTGCTAAAGTACCTGGCTCCCATCACTGTGAAGTCCTTCTGGAGACAATTGAAACCACCTTTCCGGATGATTTGTCGCCCATTAAAACGCAACCAAAGAGGCCTGCCAGCACGTTGATCGGATCCGCTGCCTCGTCACTGAATATTCCCGATTCCTCGCGTTCGGTGAGTTCGGGTCTAACGACATGGCCACTGAAGAACAAGCTGAACGATGCCAAGAGAATTGCAGATGTGTCTTGCACATCAGCCAAGACGCAACCAAGACAGGAGGACACTGTGAACACGTTACTGGCGAAGGATAAGGAGCGATCAGGAGTCATGACAGGAACGAATTCGCAAAGCACGTACCTCGAGGAAGTCGCGCGCGAGGAGGAAAGATTGATAAATGCGTTGAAGACGGGCGCCGTCCTCACCGAAGAACCGGAAAGGATAACGGCATGCGTGCGCGATCGACAGAAACCGGCCATTAAGCGGGAGAAACCGAAGGTTGAAGTAGTCAAGCAGATCATCATTGGTACTCATAATCATGGCATCAACTCAGCGGCGAATATAGCCAATATTGGCAATGTCGCGACTTCCGCTCTCGTTGATCAGCTTCCGTTGAACAAGACGAAATTACTCAACAAGGACGACCTGTCCGCTATGTCAACGGTGAACTACGCCAAGGTCAAATATCAGGCAGCCCAGCAGAGCTCGCCGATGCAACAGCGACTTGAGGAACAACGAGCCGCTTCCGATCATTCGTATAATTCCATCGCGGAACGACTAGTTTCCAGCACGAAGACACGATACGAAATggaaatacgaaaaaataaGGATACCAAGGACTCGGACGTTAAGGACCCGGTGACGTCGAGATGGGGACCAAGAATCGTATCACCGCGACCGCGCCCGGAACAAGCCGTACCGCACCCGGAACTAACTAGTCAGCAGCGGCAGCATATAAGGGCGGCTGTGGCGGCGACGGCAACGGGCAATAATCCTGTTAGACCGTTCCTTACAAGGGGCTCCGTGGCGGAGCGCGTGCTCATCTTTGAAAAATGCCCGAGTGAACTGCTGTTGGACAAGCGCGGACCACGACAACCGGCCATCAGCACGTGGAGGAGCGGCCACGAGGTGCAGAACAAAGCTCAG GCTTATACGAGAGAAAAGACTCAGCAGAAGGATTTGCCACCGCACACGACGCTACAGAGGCAAGTGAAGGCTAACAGAAATGTTTATATACCAAG ATTTTATTTCCCCGGAGGAAAACCAGTTCCTTTATCGCAATTGGAGAACACTATCTCAAAGATCACTTCGGTTTTCCAGAGTTTCCCAAATTGCCGCGCTTCTCGCGAGAAATTTCATGTCATCACGAAG GCTTGTGACTTGCCCTTGTACTGGAAAGTACCACTTTTTATGGCAGCAGGCGGTGAGCAGAAAGAATATGTTGAGATGAATGCGTTCTTGGAGTTTTGGAAAGa GCTAACAGCTGTTCATCACGACGCAGCTAGTAAATTCATCAGAATTGTAACTCTTGGACTTCAAAACGCTATACTTCCAGAGGACCTAATTCCACTTGTTCAAGATGTCGTGGAGACACATCCAGGATTGACATTTTTAAAGGAAGCCACGGAATTTCATTCCCGTTATGTGCACACG GTGATTGCCAGAATATTTTACTGCGTGAATCGGAGTTGGAGCGGCCAGATCTCTGTCGCTGAATTAAGAAGGAGTAATCTGTTGGCGGTGATTGCCATACTTGAGCACGAAGAAGACATCAACCAGGTCACGGCTTACTTCAGCTACGAGCACTTCTACGTgatatattgtaaattttgGGAGTTGGACCGTGATCATGATCTCTTCATAGACAAGATGGATCTAATGAGACATAATGATCATG CGTTATCAAGCCGCATGATCGAGAGGATATTCAGCGGTGCCGTGACGAAGGGTAATAGAGCAAAAAGTGGTAACAGCACGCAGCAGTCGGAGGACAAAATGAGTTACACGGAGTTTGTTTGGTTCTTGCTCAGCGAGGAGGACAAAAATCACCCAACTGCCattgaatactggtttag ATGTATGGACCTGGACGGCGACGGTTACTTGTCAATGTACGAATTGGAGtatttttatgaagaacaaCTGCACCGAATGGAAGCGATTGGCTTGGAGACATTGCCTTTTGAGGATTGCCTTTGCCAG ATGTTGGACATGATCCATCCGGTGATACCAGGCAAGATATCGTTGAGCGACTTgaagaaatgcaaaatgacCGCCATCTTTTTTGATACTTTCTTTAATCTAGAAAAGTATTTGGATCACGAGCAAAGGGATCCTTTTGCCTCAATGAGAGATCACGACGCTGACGGTCACGAg CTCTCTGATTGGGATCGATTTGCAGCTGAAGAATATGAATTATTGGTCGCCGAAGAAAGTGGTAATGAGCAGCACGAGGAGAT GCTGTGTGATGATGAGATCTAA